In Phacochoerus africanus isolate WHEZ1 chromosome 14, ROS_Pafr_v1, whole genome shotgun sequence, one genomic interval encodes:
- the LOC125113825 gene encoding leucine-rich repeat-containing protein 37A-like: MSRLYLWSPLLLLSWPPLWLLVQVAQASDWAQDHVPLTSDPPGLTSEQLTGSPHVLAPSAEPGGFAYLTALLSSPDVAPPVRTPRHRPHPIHLHLPNATPQPLDLGLTITPEPTKEAESTTAQQEALPQPVEHPEEMESSPTQQETSEKPPEPPGEAEPLSEQEPPAQPSEPLGEDEPFPTQLETPVQLSESLEEAETSPTQEGTPALSAGEVEPSATLQEQPAQPPEPPSGEAEPLPAQQEQPAQPPEHHEVTVSPPSHHHAQQSNVANVTVKPVDVGLTISTEASPEVGPSPNPPKPSTQPSVSHTSVGFSTTQHEAPTLPPQPPEEVEPLPVQQEAPDQSPEAATVHEEAPGQHPEAPETSVQSAVSPEQLQLLSGQQEFSAASPQPLKEGEPSATQQELQAQPSEPPEKRLPRSNRSFWNPSKRRTLLQSSRGPRLSLQSHLRRWRHKVQCILG, encoded by the exons ATGTCTCGCCTTTACCTTTGGTCCCCACTGCTCCTCCTTTCGTGGCCACCGTTGTGGCTTCTGGTCCAGGTAGCTCAGGCGTCGGACTGGGCCCAGGACCATGTCCCCCTGACCTCCGACCCCCCAGGGCTGACCTCTGAACAGCTCACTGGCTCGCCCCATGTGCTTGCACCCTCGGCAGAGCCGGGGGGCTTTGCTTACTTGACGgccctcctctccagcccagaTGTCGCCCCGCCAGTCAGGA CTCCGCGTCATCGGCCACATCCCATTCATTTGCACTTGCCCAATGCGACACCTCAGCCTCTGGATTTGGGACTTACCATTACTCCAGAGCCTACTAAGGAAGCTGAGTCAACTACAGCCCAGCAGGAGGCCCTTCCTCAGCCTGTTGAGCACCCTGAGGAGATGGAATCTTCTCCAACCCAGCAGGAGACCTCAGAGAAGCCTCCAGAGCCTCCTGGGGAGGCCGAGCCTTTGAGTGAGCAGGAGCCACCAGCTCAGCCTTCAGAGCCTCTTGGGGAAGATGAACCGTTTCCAACCCAGCTGGAGACCCCAGTGCAGCTCTCAGAGTCTTTGGAAGAAGCTGAAACTTCTCCAACCCAGGAAGGGACCCCAGCTCTGTCTGCAGGAGAGGTAGAACCTTCTGCAACCCTGCAGGAGCAACCAGCTCAGCCTCCAGAGCCGCCTTCTGGGGAGGCGGAGCCTTTGCCAGCTCAACAGGAACAGCCAGCTCAACCTCCAGAGCATCATGAAGTGACAGTTTCACCTCCAAGTCACCATCATGCTCAGCAGTCAAATGTAGCCAATGTCACTGTCAAGCCTGTGGATGTGGGGCTTACCATAAGCACAGAAGCCAGCCCAGAGGTGGGACCGTCTCCAAATCCGCCCAAGCCTTCCACTCAGCCGTCGGTGTCCCACACCAGTGTGGGATTTTCTACAACCCAGCATGAGGCTCCCACgctgcctccacagccacctgaggaAGTTGAACCTTTGCCAGTTCAACAAGAGGCTCCGGATCAATCTCCAGAAGCTGCTACCGTTCATGAGGAGGCCCCGGGTCAGCATCCAGAGGCTCCTG AAACCTCGGTGCAGTCTGCGGTGTCCCCGGAGCAGTTGCAACTGTTGTCAGGCCAGCAGGAGTTTTCAG CTGCATCTCCACAGCCCCTGAAGGAGGGAGAACCTTCTGCCACACAGCAGGAGCTTCAGGCTCAGCCGTCAGAGCCTCCCGAGAAG AGGCTTCCTCGATCCAACAGGAGCTTTTGGAACCCCTCAAAGAGACGGACCCTTCTTCAGTCCAGCAGGGGGCCCCGCCTCAGCCTCCAGAGCCACCTAAGGAGGTGGAGGCACAAAGTCCAGTGCATCCTGGGATGA